The following proteins come from a genomic window of Pseudomonas syringae:
- a CDS encoding KinB sensor domain-containing domain, whose protein sequence is MKLAMKLRTRLFLSISALITVALLGLLLGLVSVMQMARTQESLIQHNFAILDLGLKLRQNLGDQLVLMTGSQRNEPELEKTQSQFEELLEQGSVQDTQQEVRSGFEKTKGDYQNFIKVWKLYGNDPRGIRGTPQLSESFDTLRNGLLSVHRTALENISNAEINSRDRALWIAGLLGLVGLAVLCIGFVTAHGIARRFGAPIEALAKAADRIGEGDYEVTLPISSAAEMNLLTRRFGIMAEALRQHQATNVDELLAGQQRLQAVLDSIDDGLLMIDRQGHLEHLNPVAQRQLGWDESRLGHSLGEALGRPELDEQLHLVLRGGTLERAPEDLAIEIDGESRLLTYSMTPVSHTKGHILGAVMVLHDVTEQRAFERVRSEFVLRASHELRTPVTGMHMAFGLLQERLHFAPESREADLLNTVTEEMQRLMQLINDLLNFSRYQNGLQKLKLAPCSIETLLEEAKARFEDQALEQDIVLMLDVQEPMPRLHADQSQLERVLDNLLDNALRHTPPKGLIRLQARRHGERAIISVEDNGEGIAYGQQGRIFEPFVQVGRKKGGAGLGLALCKEIVQLHGGRMGVYSRPGQGTQFYMALPL, encoded by the coding sequence ATGAAACTGGCCATGAAGTTGCGCACCCGCCTTTTTCTGAGTATTTCGGCCCTGATCACGGTCGCTTTGCTCGGCTTGCTGCTGGGGCTCGTCAGTGTCATGCAGATGGCTCGGACTCAGGAATCGCTGATTCAGCACAACTTCGCCATTCTGGATCTAGGTTTGAAGCTGCGCCAGAACCTCGGCGATCAACTGGTGCTGATGACGGGCTCGCAACGCAATGAGCCTGAGCTGGAAAAAACCCAGAGTCAGTTTGAAGAGCTGCTGGAGCAGGGCTCTGTGCAGGATACGCAGCAGGAAGTGCGCAGCGGTTTCGAGAAGACCAAGGGCGATTACCAGAACTTCATCAAGGTCTGGAAGCTTTACGGTAATGATCCGCGCGGCATACGCGGCACGCCACAGTTGAGCGAGAGCTTCGATACGTTGCGTAACGGGTTGCTGAGTGTGCATCGCACCGCCCTCGAAAACATCAGCAATGCCGAGATCAATTCTCGGGATCGTGCGCTGTGGATCGCCGGCCTGCTGGGGCTCGTCGGGCTGGCGGTGCTGTGCATCGGCTTTGTGACAGCGCACGGCATCGCCCGGCGTTTCGGCGCACCGATCGAGGCGCTGGCCAAGGCGGCCGATCGAATAGGCGAGGGTGATTACGAAGTGACGCTGCCTATTTCTTCGGCTGCCGAGATGAACCTGCTGACCCGGCGCTTCGGCATCATGGCCGAGGCCTTGCGCCAGCATCAGGCGACCAATGTCGACGAGCTGCTGGCGGGGCAGCAGCGTCTGCAGGCGGTCCTCGACAGCATCGACGACGGCCTGTTGATGATTGACCGCCAGGGTCATCTGGAACATTTGAATCCTGTGGCTCAGCGGCAACTCGGTTGGGATGAAAGTCGTCTGGGTCATAGCCTGGGCGAAGCGCTGGGACGTCCCGAGCTGGATGAGCAACTGCATCTGGTGCTGCGCGGCGGGACTCTGGAGCGTGCGCCGGAAGACCTGGCCATCGAAATAGACGGCGAGTCTCGCTTGCTGACCTACAGCATGACGCCGGTCAGCCATACCAAAGGGCATATTCTGGGTGCGGTCATGGTGCTGCATGACGTGACCGAGCAGCGAGCGTTCGAGCGTGTGCGCAGTGAGTTCGTGCTGCGCGCCTCACACGAACTGCGCACGCCGGTCACCGGCATGCACATGGCGTTCGGCCTGTTGCAGGAGCGGCTGCATTTCGCGCCAGAATCCCGCGAAGCCGATCTGCTGAATACTGTCACCGAAGAGATGCAGCGCTTGATGCAGCTCATCAATGACTTGCTGAACTTCTCGCGCTACCAGAACGGTCTGCAAAAACTCAAACTGGCTCCGTGCTCCATCGAGACTCTGCTGGAAGAGGCCAAGGCCCGATTCGAAGACCAAGCGCTGGAACAAGACATTGTGCTGATGCTGGATGTGCAGGAGCCCATGCCGCGTCTGCACGCCGACCAGTCGCAACTGGAACGGGTGCTCGACAACCTGCTGGACAACGCCTTGCGTCATACACCGCCGAAGGGGTTGATCCGCTTGCAGGCGCGGCGCCACGGCGAGCGGGCGATTATCAGCGTCGAGGACAACGGCGAGGGCATCGCCTACGGCCAGCAAGGTCGCATCTTCGAACCTTTCGTCCAGGTCGGCCGCAAAAAAGGCGGCGCCGGGCTCGGGCTGGCGCTGTGCAAGGAGATTGTCCAGTTGCACGGCGGGCGCATGGGGGTCTACTCAAGGCCAGGGCAGGGCACGCAGTTTTATATGGCGTTGCCGCTTTGA
- the algB gene encoding sigma-54-dependent response regulator transcription factor AlgB produces MEAATENQGRILLVDDESAILRTFRYCLEDEGYSVATANSAAQADTLMQRQVFDLCFLDLRLGEDNGLDVLAQMRIQAPWMRVVIVTAHSAVDTAVDAIQAGAADYLVKPCSPDQLRLATAKQLEVRQLSARLEALEGEVRKPKDGLDSHSPSMMAILETARQVAVTDANILILGESGTGKGELARAIHGWSKRAKKSCVTINCPSLTAELMESELFGHSRGAFTGASESTLGRVNQADGGTLFLDEIGDFPLTLQPKLLRFIQDKEYERVGDPVTRRADVRILAATNLNLEDMVRSGRFREDLLYRLNVITLHLPALRERSEDILTLADRFLARFVKDYARPARGFSDEARAALLNYRWPGNIRELRNVIERASIICPQERVEVSHLGMAEQPVNNSPRVGAALSLDELEKAHIGAVLATSETLDQAAKTLGIDASTLYRKRKQYNL; encoded by the coding sequence ATGGAAGCAGCCACTGAGAATCAGGGCCGTATTCTCCTTGTGGACGACGAGTCCGCCATCCTCCGCACCTTCCGGTACTGCCTGGAAGACGAAGGCTACAGTGTCGCCACTGCCAACAGCGCAGCGCAGGCTGACACGCTGATGCAGCGCCAGGTGTTTGATCTGTGCTTTCTGGACTTGCGTCTGGGCGAGGACAATGGCCTTGATGTGCTGGCGCAGATGCGCATTCAGGCGCCGTGGATGCGCGTGGTCATCGTGACCGCGCATTCGGCCGTCGACACCGCCGTCGATGCCATTCAGGCTGGCGCAGCCGACTATCTGGTGAAACCGTGCAGCCCTGATCAACTGCGCCTGGCCACCGCCAAGCAACTGGAAGTGCGACAGCTTTCGGCGCGTCTGGAAGCACTGGAAGGCGAGGTGCGTAAACCCAAGGACGGTCTGGATTCCCACAGTCCATCGATGATGGCCATTCTGGAAACCGCCCGTCAGGTTGCGGTGACCGATGCCAACATCCTCATTCTGGGTGAGTCCGGTACAGGTAAAGGTGAGCTGGCCCGCGCGATTCACGGCTGGAGCAAGCGCGCCAAGAAGTCCTGCGTCACGATCAACTGCCCGTCGCTGACCGCCGAGTTGATGGAAAGCGAGCTGTTCGGTCACAGCCGCGGAGCGTTTACCGGCGCCAGTGAAAGCACGCTGGGCCGGGTCAATCAGGCCGACGGCGGCACGCTGTTCCTCGACGAGATCGGCGATTTCCCGTTGACGCTGCAGCCCAAGCTGCTGCGCTTCATTCAGGACAAGGAATACGAGCGCGTAGGTGATCCGGTTACCCGTCGGGCCGATGTGCGCATTCTGGCTGCCACTAACCTCAATCTGGAGGACATGGTGCGCAGCGGGCGTTTCCGTGAAGACTTGCTGTACCGTCTGAACGTCATCACCCTGCACCTGCCGGCCCTGCGTGAGCGCAGCGAAGACATTCTGACCCTGGCGGACCGTTTTCTGGCGCGTTTCGTCAAGGACTACGCTCGTCCGGCCCGGGGTTTCAGTGATGAAGCACGTGCCGCGCTGCTCAATTACCGTTGGCCCGGCAATATTCGCGAACTGCGCAACGTCATCGAGCGCGCCAGCATCATCTGCCCGCAAGAGCGTGTGGAGGTCAGCCACCTGGGCATGGCGGAGCAACCGGTGAACAATTCACCGCGCGTAGGCGCAGCGCTGAGTCTGGACGAACTGGAAAAAGCCCATATCGGTGCCGTGCTGGCCACCAGCGAAACACTTGATCAGGCTGCGAAAACACTGGGTATCGACGCTTCTACTCTTTACCGCAAACGTAAACAGTACAACCTGTGA
- a CDS encoding BON domain-containing protein, which produces MFSLKKIALITAATAMLGSGPVLAQPDLPTQLAEARQEGSIWTAFALNKHLSPFKIDVDVEQGTAILKGKVESEVDRELAERIALDVQGIEKVDNQLQVDASVASDAGTRTDMAQRFDDATLVATVKSKLLWSSVTEGLNIDVDSKDGVITLKGRAQSPEAKELAGSLASNTDGVVSVNNLISLSAADSIASKAQPQSLTPTEEMSDAWITSKVKASLIYSRTLDGLNIKVDTKAGVVSLNGVVANFAEKELAVEIAKNIRGVKGVNGDALKVMARSAG; this is translated from the coding sequence ATGTTTTCACTGAAAAAGATTGCTCTGATCACTGCCGCCACAGCGATGCTTGGCAGCGGTCCCGTGCTCGCCCAGCCTGACCTGCCTACGCAACTTGCCGAAGCGCGTCAGGAAGGGTCTATCTGGACCGCCTTTGCACTGAACAAGCATCTGAGCCCTTTCAAGATCGATGTGGATGTCGAGCAAGGCACGGCCATTCTTAAGGGCAAGGTCGAAAGCGAAGTTGATCGTGAACTGGCGGAACGCATTGCGCTGGACGTCCAAGGCATTGAAAAAGTCGATAACCAGTTACAGGTCGATGCTTCGGTGGCCAGCGACGCCGGTACTCGAACCGATATGGCTCAGCGCTTCGACGATGCAACATTGGTCGCAACGGTGAAATCCAAACTGCTGTGGAGCAGCGTCACCGAAGGCCTGAATATCGATGTCGACAGCAAGGACGGCGTCATCACCCTCAAGGGCCGCGCGCAAAGCCCTGAAGCCAAAGAGCTGGCGGGAAGCCTGGCGAGCAATACCGATGGCGTGGTCAGCGTCAACAACCTGATCAGTCTGAGCGCGGCCGACTCGATAGCCTCCAAGGCTCAGCCGCAGTCGCTGACCCCCACTGAAGAGATGAGTGACGCGTGGATCACCAGCAAGGTCAAAGCCAGCCTGATCTATAGCCGGACTCTGGACGGTTTGAATATCAAGGTGGACACCAAGGCCGGAGTAGTCAGTCTGAATGGTGTGGTCGCCAACTTCGCCGAGAAGGAACTGGCGGTTGAAATTGCGAAAAACATTCGCGGTGTCAAAGGCGTGAATGGCGATGCGCTGAAGGTCATGGCGCGTAGCGCGGGCTGA
- a CDS encoding DUF1328 domain-containing protein yields MLSWAITFLIIAIIAAVLGFGGIAGTATGIAKILFVVFLVMFVVSFFFGRRGRG; encoded by the coding sequence ATGTTGAGTTGGGCTATCACGTTTCTGATCATCGCCATTATCGCTGCAGTACTGGGCTTTGGCGGTATCGCTGGTACGGCTACTGGTATCGCCAAGATCCTGTTCGTCGTCTTCCTGGTGATGTTCGTTGTGTCGTTCTTCTTCGGTCGTCGCGGTCGAGGCTAA
- a CDS encoding inhibitor of vertebrate lysozyme family protein, whose amino-acid sequence MHTSFRTLAAALLLGGSAMAMAANDGQSRVNELLSSAPEYRTTWTKVVKKEERLPDWVINLSGASEQQMTAVTEDGDKYLVGPLCETADTCKSKRLIVAVSLDKEDAYAMLVEVPAGLPADKSPTRHATYRYLGEPDEGMKGLLQEQLRKDPNWY is encoded by the coding sequence ATGCACACGTCATTTCGCACACTGGCCGCCGCCCTGCTATTGGGCGGCAGTGCCATGGCCATGGCTGCCAACGATGGGCAGTCCAGGGTCAATGAGCTTTTGAGTTCGGCCCCTGAGTACCGCACTACCTGGACGAAAGTCGTCAAGAAGGAAGAGCGGTTGCCGGACTGGGTTATCAACCTTTCCGGTGCCTCCGAGCAGCAAATGACGGCCGTCACCGAGGACGGTGACAAGTATCTGGTGGGGCCGCTTTGCGAAACCGCCGATACGTGCAAGAGCAAACGCCTGATCGTGGCTGTCAGCCTCGACAAGGAAGATGCCTACGCCATGCTGGTTGAAGTACCTGCAGGTCTTCCTGCAGATAAGTCACCTACCCGTCACGCGACTTACCGCTATCTGGGTGAGCCTGACGAGGGCATGAAGGGTCTGCTGCAAGAGCAATTGCGCAAAGACCCGAACTGGTATTGA
- a CDS encoding ATP-binding protein: MKTPLWFPQSFFSRTLWLVLIVVLFSKALTLVYLLMNEDVLVDRQYSHGVALTLRAYWAADENDRDAIAEAAGLIRVVGGGVPEGEQHWPYSEIYQRQMQAELGADTEVRLRVHAPPALWVRAPSLGDGWLKVPLYPHPLRGQKIWSVLGWFLAIGLLSTASAWIFVRQLNQPLKRLVFAARQLGQGRSVRLPVSDTPSEMTEVYRAFNQMAEDVEQAGQERELMLAGVSHDLRTPLTRLRLSLELMNDNEFSEGMVRDIEDMDAILDQFLAFIRDGRDEQIEEVDLGDLVRDVVAPFNNDEDSIRLCLEPIPPFPLRRVSMKRLLTNLIGNARHHAGNGIEVAAYVSGDRNAPYVVLSVLDRGAGIDPSELDTIFNPFIRGDRARSGKGTGLGLAIVKRIAAMHGGNVELRNRSGGGLEARVRLPLGLMLPRDAI, from the coding sequence ATGAAGACTCCGCTCTGGTTTCCGCAAAGCTTTTTCTCTCGCACGCTGTGGCTGGTGCTCATCGTCGTGCTGTTTTCCAAGGCCCTGACCCTGGTCTACCTGCTGATGAACGAAGACGTGCTGGTCGACAGGCAGTACAGCCATGGCGTCGCGCTCACCCTGCGTGCTTACTGGGCAGCCGATGAAAACGATCGCGACGCGATTGCCGAGGCGGCCGGTCTGATTCGTGTTGTGGGCGGTGGCGTCCCGGAAGGGGAGCAGCACTGGCCGTACAGCGAGATTTATCAGCGCCAGATGCAGGCCGAACTGGGTGCCGACACCGAGGTTCGCCTGCGCGTACATGCGCCGCCTGCGTTGTGGGTGCGCGCGCCCAGCCTTGGGGATGGCTGGCTGAAAGTCCCGCTTTATCCGCACCCCCTGCGCGGGCAGAAGATCTGGAGCGTGCTGGGCTGGTTCCTGGCGATTGGTTTGCTGTCCACCGCGTCTGCCTGGATTTTCGTCCGTCAGTTGAATCAGCCACTCAAACGCCTGGTCTTCGCCGCTCGGCAATTGGGTCAGGGGCGCAGCGTGCGTTTGCCGGTCAGTGACACCCCCAGCGAAATGACCGAGGTCTATCGAGCCTTCAATCAGATGGCCGAGGATGTCGAGCAGGCCGGGCAGGAGCGCGAGCTGATGCTGGCCGGTGTCTCGCATGATCTGCGAACGCCATTGACTCGTTTGCGCCTGTCGCTGGAACTGATGAACGACAACGAATTTTCCGAAGGCATGGTGCGCGACATCGAGGACATGGACGCGATTCTCGATCAGTTCCTGGCGTTCATTCGCGATGGCCGTGATGAGCAGATTGAAGAGGTGGATCTGGGCGATCTGGTGCGCGACGTGGTTGCACCGTTCAACAATGATGAAGACAGCATCCGGTTGTGTCTTGAGCCGATTCCGCCTTTCCCGCTGCGCAGAGTGTCGATGAAGCGCCTGTTGACCAATCTGATAGGTAACGCGCGGCATCATGCAGGTAACGGTATCGAAGTGGCGGCTTACGTGTCGGGCGACAGAAATGCGCCTTATGTCGTACTCAGCGTTCTGGACAGAGGTGCAGGCATTGACCCTTCTGAGCTGGACACGATCTTCAACCCGTTCATACGTGGCGATCGCGCGCGTAGCGGCAAGGGCACCGGGCTCGGGTTGGCCATCGTCAAGCGTATTGCTGCCATGCATGGCGGGAATGTCGAGCTGAGAAACCGATCAGGGGGCGGGCTAGAGGCGCGGGTACGCCTGCCGTTGGGACTGATGCTGCCGAGGGATGCGATTTAA
- the ompR gene encoding osmolarity response regulator transcription factor OmpR codes for MSSTAQNAEGEKILIVDDDPGLSSLLERFFTSKGYRARAVANVEQMDRLLAREVFNLVVLDLMLPGEDGLSACRRLRAANNQVPIIMLTAKGDELSRIKGLELGADDYLAKPFNPDELMARVKAVLRRQAAPVPGAPGSEDESVSFGDYVLSLATRELKRGEEVHMLTTGEFAVLKALVMHAREPLTRDKLMNLARGREWDALERSIDVQISRLRRLIETDPSKPRYIQTVWGVGYVFVPDGVGNR; via the coding sequence ATGAGCAGCACCGCACAAAATGCTGAAGGCGAAAAAATCCTGATTGTCGATGATGATCCGGGGTTAAGCAGTCTCCTTGAACGTTTTTTCACCAGCAAGGGCTACCGTGCCCGCGCAGTGGCGAACGTGGAGCAAATGGACCGATTGCTGGCCCGTGAGGTGTTCAACCTCGTGGTGCTGGACTTGATGCTGCCTGGGGAAGACGGTCTTTCCGCTTGCCGTCGGCTGCGTGCCGCGAACAATCAGGTACCCATCATCATGCTGACCGCCAAGGGCGATGAGCTGAGTCGTATCAAGGGGCTTGAGCTGGGTGCCGACGACTACCTGGCAAAACCGTTCAACCCGGACGAGTTGATGGCTCGGGTCAAGGCTGTATTGCGTCGTCAGGCTGCACCTGTACCCGGTGCGCCCGGCAGTGAAGACGAGTCGGTGAGCTTTGGCGACTACGTACTGTCCCTGGCGACCCGCGAGCTTAAACGTGGCGAAGAAGTCCACATGCTCACCACCGGCGAGTTTGCAGTGCTCAAGGCCCTGGTGATGCACGCTCGCGAGCCGTTGACCCGAGACAAACTGATGAATCTGGCCCGTGGCCGTGAGTGGGATGCGCTGGAGCGGTCCATCGACGTGCAGATTTCCCGTCTGCGTCGTCTGATCGAGACGGATCCATCCAAGCCTCGCTACATCCAGACCGTCTGGGGCGTGGGCTATGTATTCGTTCCAGATGGTGTCGGAAATCGCTGA
- a CDS encoding Tex family protein codes for MDSINSRIAEELGVRPQQVAAAVALLDEGSTVPFISRYRKEVTGSLDDTQLRHLEERLRYLRELDDRRVSILASIEEQGKLTPELARDIKLADTKTRLEDLYLPYKQKRRTKGQIALEAGLGELADGLFNDPGLNPDTEAARFVDAEKGVADVKAALEGAKYILMERFAEDAALLDKLRSFLKQEAVISARVVPGKEEEGAKFRDYFEHDEPLKSMPSHRALAIFRGRNEGFLSSALKVGEELPGAMHPCELMIGERFGIQNQSRPADKWLAEVVRWTWKVKLYSHLETDLLGELREGAETEAINVFAHNLHDLLLAAPAGQRATLGLDPGLRTGCKVAVVDATGKLLDYATVYPHVPKNQWDQTIAVLAALCAKHAVDLIAIGNGTASRETDKLAADLIKKYPGLKMTKVMVSEAGASVYSASELAAKEFPELDVSIRGAVSIARRLQDPLAELVKIDPKSIGVGQYQHDVSQLKLARGLDAVVEDCVNAVGVDVNTASVALLARISGLNTTLAQNIVAHRDENGAFKTRASLKKVSRLGEKTFEQAAGFLRVMNGDNPLDSSAVHPEAYPLVQRIAAETDRDIRSLIGDASFLKRLDPKKFTDETFGLPTVTDILQELEKPGRDPRPEFKTAEFQDGVEDLKDLQLGMILEGVVTNVTNFGAFVDIGVHQDGLVHISALSEKFIKDPREAVKAGDVVKVKVMEVDIPRKRVGLSMRMSDTPGEKIDGARGARPGSSQRQQSSAPRKETTAPAPANNAMASLFANAKQLKKR; via the coding sequence ATGGACAGCATCAACAGCCGCATCGCCGAAGAACTCGGTGTACGCCCACAGCAGGTCGCCGCGGCCGTAGCACTACTGGATGAAGGCTCGACCGTGCCCTTCATTTCCCGTTATCGCAAGGAAGTGACCGGCAGCCTCGATGACACGCAACTGCGCCATCTGGAAGAACGCCTGCGCTATCTGCGCGAACTGGACGACCGGCGCGTCAGCATCCTTGCCAGCATCGAAGAGCAAGGCAAGCTGACCCCGGAACTCGCTCGCGACATCAAGCTGGCCGACACCAAGACCCGTCTTGAAGACTTGTACCTGCCTTATAAGCAGAAACGCCGCACCAAAGGCCAGATCGCCCTTGAAGCAGGCCTCGGCGAGCTGGCCGACGGCCTGTTCAACGACCCGGGCCTGAACCCGGACACCGAAGCGGCGCGCTTTGTCGACGCCGAAAAAGGCGTGGCCGACGTGAAAGCCGCACTGGAAGGTGCCAAGTACATTCTGATGGAGCGCTTCGCCGAAGACGCTGCCCTGCTCGACAAGCTGCGCAGCTTCCTCAAGCAGGAAGCCGTGATCAGCGCACGCGTGGTGCCGGGCAAGGAAGAAGAAGGCGCCAAGTTCCGCGACTATTTCGAACACGACGAGCCACTCAAGAGCATGCCGTCGCACCGCGCCCTGGCGATTTTCCGCGGTCGCAATGAAGGCTTTCTCAGCAGCGCGCTGAAAGTCGGCGAAGAACTGCCAGGCGCCATGCACCCGTGCGAGCTGATGATCGGCGAGCGCTTCGGTATCCAGAACCAGAGCCGCCCGGCTGACAAGTGGCTGGCCGAAGTGGTGCGCTGGACCTGGAAGGTCAAGCTGTACAGCCATCTGGAAACCGATCTGCTGGGTGAACTGCGTGAAGGCGCGGAAACCGAAGCGATCAACGTGTTTGCCCATAACCTGCACGACCTGCTGCTCGCCGCCCCTGCCGGCCAGCGCGCCACGCTGGGCCTCGACCCTGGCCTGCGCACGGGCTGCAAGGTCGCCGTGGTGGATGCCACCGGCAAGCTGCTCGACTACGCCACGGTCTATCCGCATGTGCCGAAGAATCAGTGGGATCAGACCATCGCCGTGCTGGCGGCCCTGTGCGCCAAACACGCGGTCGACCTGATCGCCATCGGCAACGGCACCGCCAGCCGTGAAACCGATAAGCTGGCCGCTGACCTGATCAAAAAATACCCGGGCCTGAAAATGACCAAGGTCATGGTGTCCGAAGCCGGTGCATCGGTTTACTCGGCGTCGGAACTGGCTGCCAAGGAGTTTCCCGAGCTGGACGTGTCGATCCGTGGCGCGGTATCGATTGCCCGTCGCTTGCAGGACCCACTGGCCGAGCTGGTAAAAATCGATCCGAAATCCATTGGTGTCGGTCAGTACCAGCATGACGTTTCGCAACTGAAACTGGCTCGCGGTCTGGACGCTGTGGTGGAAGACTGTGTGAACGCCGTGGGCGTGGACGTGAATACCGCGTCGGTTGCCCTGCTGGCACGGATTTCCGGTCTTAACACCACGCTGGCGCAGAACATCGTGGCGCATCGTGATGAAAACGGTGCGTTCAAGACCCGCGCTTCACTGAAAAAAGTCAGCCGTCTGGGCGAAAAAACCTTCGAGCAGGCCGCAGGTTTTCTGCGCGTCATGAATGGCGACAACCCGCTGGACTCCTCGGCGGTTCACCCGGAAGCCTACCCGCTGGTGCAGCGCATTGCGGCTGAAACCGACCGGGATATCCGCTCGCTGATCGGCGATGCCAGCTTTCTCAAGCGTCTGGACCCGAAGAAATTCACCGACGAGACCTTTGGTCTGCCGACCGTGACCGACATTCTGCAAGAACTGGAAAAACCGGGCCGCGACCCGCGTCCGGAGTTCAAGACCGCCGAGTTCCAGGACGGCGTCGAAGACCTCAAGGATCTGCAACTGGGCATGATCCTCGAAGGTGTCGTCACCAACGTCACCAACTTCGGTGCGTTCGTCGATATCGGCGTGCACCAGGACGGTCTGGTGCACATCTCGGCGCTGTCCGAGAAGTTCATCAAGGACCCGCGCGAAGCGGTCAAGGCCGGTGACGTGGTGAAAGTGAAGGTCATGGAAGTCGACATCCCGCGCAAACGCGTCGGCCTGTCGATGCGCATGAGCGATACGCCCGGCGAGAAGATCGACGGGGCTCGCGGCGCACGCCCAGGCTCTTCGCAACGCCAGCAGAGCAGCGCACCGCGCAAGGAAACCACTGCCCCCGCCCCGGCCAACAACGCCATGGCCTCGCTGTTCGCCAACGCCAAGCAGTTGAAGAAGCGCTGA
- a CDS encoding PaaI family thioesterase, which produces MDIPEDLTHSAYFKMLGCELRRLDEGVAEVALPLEAHLRNRGNVMHGGAIFSLVDIAMGLACSSSHGFDQRSVTIECKINYVRGVSEGEVVCIAKVLHAGRRTLVVEAEVVQGDKLVAKAQGTFAVL; this is translated from the coding sequence ATGGACATCCCGGAAGATCTGACCCATAGCGCCTATTTCAAGATGCTCGGCTGCGAGCTGCGGCGTCTGGACGAAGGCGTGGCCGAAGTCGCGCTGCCGCTGGAGGCGCACCTGCGCAATCGCGGCAATGTGATGCACGGCGGGGCGATCTTCAGCCTGGTCGATATCGCTATGGGGCTGGCCTGTTCCAGCTCCCACGGTTTCGACCAGCGCAGCGTGACCATCGAGTGCAAGATCAACTATGTGCGTGGCGTGTCCGAGGGCGAGGTTGTGTGTATCGCCAAGGTGCTGCATGCGGGCCGCAGGACGCTGGTCGTCGAGGCGGAAGTCGTCCAGGGCGATAAACTTGTTGCAAAGGCTCAGGGCACATTTGCTGTTCTCTAG